CCAGGTGGAGTTCGTCAGGGACTTGCCGAAGTCCTTGCGGAACGAGCCGATGGACCGGCCGTCGCCGTCGGTCACGTCGTAGCCGCTGCCGAGGTCGATCACCTTGCGCGCCCGGAAGCCCGCGAGCACCTGCCCCTTGCCGGAGTCGGTGAAGATCGTCACCTGCTCCTTGAACGCCATCCGCTTCTGCTCGACGAACGCCACCAGGTGGCCCGGCTCGCCGCCGTTGTCGGCGAAGATCTCGTAGCGGTTCACCATCAAGGTGACCTTCTGGTGCATGTGCAGCACGTTCATGGCCTGTGGGTGCATCGTGGGTCCCCTGACTCCGGTGGTGACCGCAGTGTCTCACCCGACCGGGTGAAGATCGTCTCCGACCCGAGCCGGCCACCGCTCCGACGTGCGGGAAAGGCCGACCCGCCGCGCCGACGCCGGTCCGCTCTGACCGGGTCCGCGCAGCGGGTCGGGGTCGTCCCGCCTCGCCTCAGGGGGTGCGGCAGGAGACGGTCGGCGCGGCCCACTGGCCGTTGGCCATCACGGTGAAGCCGAACGTCGTGCTCGCGCCCGGCGCGAGGTTGCCGTTGCCGTTGGGCTTCATCGTCATCACGTTGCCGCTGGAGTCCCAGCTCGGCGTGCCGCTCCACGTGCTCGACACCTTCTGCGGCGCGGTCACCGTGACGGTGGCCGTCCAGCTGCTGATGGCCGACGAGCCGGCCCGGACGGTCACCTCGCCGTTGAAGCGGTCGCCCCACTGCTGGGTCGTCCGGTAGGTGGCGGTGCAGGCGCCACCCGGCTGCTGCGACGTGGTCGTGGTCGTCGTGGTGGTCGTGGGACCGCCGCCCGGCGTGTCGCTCGGTGCGACGGCGCGACCGGTCGACGGGGAGATCATGCCCGCGCACAGGCCCCGGCTCGCCAGGTTCGCGGCGATCTGGGGGATGGCGTTGACCGTCGTCTGGTAGCCGTCGTGCATCAGGATCACGCCGCCGTTCTGGAGCGTGGACGCCGCCTGCACGATCGCCGCGGTGCTCGCGCCGTTCCAGTCCTGCGAGTCGACGCTCCACAGCACCTCGGTGAGGCCGAACTGCGCCTGGACGGACTTGAGCGTGGCGTTGGTCTCGCCGTACGGCGGGCGGAACAGCTTCGGCGCCTCACCGGTGGCCTGCTGGAGGGCCTGCTGGGTCTGGGAGATCTCGGAGGTCATCTGCGCCTGGCTCAGCTGCGTCATGTGTGGGTGCGACCAGCTGTGGTTGCCGACCCAGCCCACCTGGCGCTGCGCCTGCACCAGCGCGGTGTTGCCGCCGACCTTGTTGCCCTGGTTGAAGAACGTCGCCCGCAGGTTGGCCGACCGCAACGCGTTGATCAGCTGGGTGGTGGTGCCGCCGGGGCCGTCGTCGTAGGTCAGGCCCACGTAGCCGTTGGGGCAGTTCTGGCCCGGCTGCGTGGTGGTGGTCGTGGTGGTGGTGGTCGGGTTGGTGCCGCCGCCCGCGTTGAGGGCGTTGAGGACCGAGGTGTAGGCGGCCTTCTTGTTGCCGCTGCCGTCGAAGAGCAGCGGGGTGCCGCTCGCGCGCCAGGAGTCGGTGTCGCGGATGCCCCACACCGTGATGCCCGTGCAGCGGGCCACGGCCAGGCACGCCTGCACGACACCCTGGTACTGCTGGGCCTGGGTCGAGCCGGAGCCCTCGATGTCCAGCTCGGTGATCTGCACGTCCACGCCCAGCGCGGCGAAGTTCTGCAGGGTGGTGTGGTAGTTCGACGGCACCGGGTTGCCGCTGTTGAAGTGCGCCTGGAAACCGACGCAGTCGATCGGCACCCCGCGCGACTTGAAGTCCTGCACCATCCGGTACACGCCCTGCGTCTTGGCGTGCGACCAGTTGTCGGTGTTGTAGTCGTTGTAGCACAGCTTCGCGCCCGGGTCCGCCGCCCGCGCCGCCCGGAACGCCGCCTCGATCCAGTCGTTGCCGGTGCGCTGCAGGTTCGAGTCACGACGCCCAC
This region of Saccharothrix longispora genomic DNA includes:
- a CDS encoding cellulose binding domain-containing protein, encoding MHDGYQTTVNAIPQIAANLASRGLCAGMISPSTGRAVAPSDTPGGGPTTTTTTTTTSQQPGGACTATYRTTQQWGDRFNGEVTVRAGSSAISSWTATVTVTAPQKVSSTWSGTPSWDSSGNVMTMKPNGNGNLAPGASTTFGFTVMANGQWAAPTVSCRTP